One genomic window of Micromonospora sp. WMMD1128 includes the following:
- a CDS encoding winged helix-turn-helix domain-containing protein, with the protein MGVALRDAGRSVTSWCRRHTIGGDGAVAAVRRGLRQGEPGTLSREQELELIDVLRGVHPDEFGLDEELWTRQSLSTLIERRFGLAMDAGAVGAYLRAWGLGPREPRERACGLCVGAVERWVRTEYPTITRAAQEHAAEVYWIGRVRLRGTMPTAEVVSAVSSRGRVRFMVTTPSVDPPLPRDFVLRLSGAEERTVHLIVDGSWPRNEWPRRLPRRIALHPLPSCGRTLAAA; encoded by the coding sequence GTGGGGGTTGCACTCAGAGACGCAGGGCGGTCGGTGACCAGCTGGTGCCGACGCCACACCATCGGCGGTGACGGAGCGGTGGCAGCCGTCCGTCGCGGACTGCGGCAGGGCGAGCCGGGAACGCTCAGTCGCGAACAGGAACTCGAACTCATCGACGTGCTGCGGGGCGTCCACCCCGACGAGTTCGGCCTCGACGAGGAGCTGTGGACGCGGCAGAGCCTGAGCACGCTCATCGAACGCCGCTTCGGGCTGGCCATGGACGCCGGCGCCGTCGGGGCGTACCTGCGGGCCTGGGGGCTCGGGCCGCGCGAGCCGCGCGAGCGGGCCTGCGGGCTCTGCGTCGGCGCGGTCGAGCGGTGGGTGCGCACCGAATACCCGACGATCACGCGGGCGGCCCAGGAGCACGCCGCGGAGGTCTACTGGATCGGCCGGGTCCGGCTGCGCGGCACCATGCCGACCGCCGAGGTGGTCTCGGCGGTCTCGTCCCGGGGGCGGGTGCGGTTCATGGTCACCACGCCCTCGGTGGACCCGCCGCTGCCCCGGGACTTCGTCCTGCGGCTCAGCGGCGCCGAGGAACGCACCGTGCACCTGATCGTGGACGGCTCCTGGCCGCGCAACGAGTGGCCCCGGCGGCTGCCCCGGCGCATCGCGCTGCACCCGCTGCCGAGCTGCGGTCGCACGCTCGCCGCCGCCTGA
- a CDS encoding DUF305 domain-containing protein: MTAPVTTDSEFDEVPATDDEGGRAPARRYGLLVVAAAVVVGLLLGYAGGLLTPALTRPGDNSAEAGFARDMTTHHNQAVAMGLLAFGQGQDAEVRQVGVDIATGQQGEIGTMQTWLRSWNLDPTGGQPPMAWMPGGAELVKDGLMPGMATPEEMAKLKAASGREFDVMFLNMMIRHHIGGVHMIDGILDEGHDDDVRAVAQVMKNTQQNDLANLNAALKRLGGTP; the protein is encoded by the coding sequence ATGACCGCTCCGGTGACGACCGACAGCGAGTTCGACGAGGTCCCGGCCACCGACGACGAGGGTGGCCGGGCGCCGGCCCGCCGCTACGGCCTGCTGGTCGTGGCCGCCGCCGTCGTGGTCGGGCTCCTCCTCGGGTACGCCGGTGGCCTGCTCACCCCGGCGCTCACCCGCCCGGGCGACAACTCGGCCGAGGCCGGTTTCGCCCGGGACATGACCACCCACCACAACCAGGCCGTGGCCATGGGGCTGCTGGCGTTCGGCCAGGGCCAGGACGCGGAGGTACGTCAGGTCGGCGTCGACATCGCCACCGGGCAGCAGGGCGAGATCGGCACCATGCAGACCTGGCTGCGTTCCTGGAACCTGGACCCGACCGGCGGGCAGCCGCCGATGGCGTGGATGCCGGGCGGCGCCGAGCTGGTGAAGGACGGCCTGATGCCCGGCATGGCCACGCCGGAGGAGATGGCGAAGCTCAAGGCGGCGAGCGGTCGCGAGTTCGACGTGATGTTCCTGAACATGATGATCCGCCACCACATCGGCGGCGTCCACATGATCGACGGCATCCTCGACGAGGGGCACGACGACGACGTGCGGGCGGTCGCCCAGGTCATGAAGAACACCCAGCAGAACGACCTGGCCAACCTCAACGCGGCGCTGAAGCGCCTGGGCGGCACGCCCTGA
- a CDS encoding DUF3105 domain-containing protein, with the protein MSISTPGGPERRPTVVSTGKKPAAGRPAAGDKPAAKAGAGKAGGGKGTPRQGTGGKGRKPVTPVKVSQGRSWGPIALFVAVGVLAVGIIGIGAWAVYQGAQPWEKRADAIDGVVDFRKTDKDLLKGGNHQPGTLKYEQSPPVGGPHNQAWQNCMGDVYDAPIANEHAVHSLEHGTVWITYRPDLPADQVTKLKSKVQGQEKLMLSPYEGLDKPISLQAWGFQLKVDDADDGRIDDFIKTLRVNASIEGPNALCDQGVTATGTTPRDNLQPNMPEQPTQ; encoded by the coding sequence ATGAGCATCAGCACCCCGGGCGGCCCGGAACGCCGTCCCACCGTGGTCAGCACCGGCAAGAAGCCGGCCGCCGGCCGACCCGCGGCCGGCGACAAGCCCGCCGCCAAGGCCGGCGCGGGCAAGGCCGGGGGCGGCAAGGGCACGCCACGGCAGGGCACCGGGGGCAAGGGCCGCAAGCCGGTGACCCCGGTGAAGGTGAGCCAGGGTCGCTCGTGGGGCCCGATCGCGCTCTTCGTCGCGGTCGGTGTGCTCGCCGTCGGCATCATCGGCATCGGCGCGTGGGCGGTCTACCAGGGCGCCCAGCCCTGGGAGAAGCGGGCCGACGCGATCGACGGCGTGGTCGACTTCCGCAAGACGGACAAGGACCTGCTCAAGGGCGGCAACCACCAGCCGGGCACGCTGAAGTACGAGCAGTCCCCGCCGGTCGGCGGCCCGCACAACCAGGCCTGGCAGAACTGCATGGGCGACGTCTACGACGCCCCGATCGCCAACGAGCACGCGGTGCACAGCCTGGAGCACGGCACCGTCTGGATCACCTACCGCCCCGACCTGCCCGCCGACCAGGTGACGAAGCTCAAGAGCAAGGTGCAGGGCCAGGAGAAGCTGATGCTCAGCCCGTACGAGGGGCTGGACAAGCCGATCTCGCTCCAGGCGTGGGGCTTCCAGCTCAAGGTCGACGACGCCGACGACGGCCGGATCGACGACTTCATCAAGACGCTGCGGGTGAACGCCTCGATCGAGGGCCCGAACGCGCTCTGCGACCAGGGCGTCACCGCCACCGGGACCACCCCTCGGGACAACCTCCAGCCGAACATGCCCGAGCAGCCGACCCAGTGA
- the argS gene encoding arginine--tRNA ligase has protein sequence MTPAELAEVVLAAAHAVFDERGLDRAALPAQTTVERPRNPDHGDYASTLALQLSKKVGVPPRELAAALAEQLGRAPGVKSVEIAGPGFLNIRLDPAAAGQLAKVIVESGPAYGRSDTLAGQRINLEFVSANPTGPVHIGGVRWAAVGDALSRLLRATGADVGTEYYFNDAGSQIDRFARSLLAAAKGEPAPEDGYGGAYLAEIATEVVTRRPEVRELPDAAAQEVFRVEGVQLMFAEIKSSLRDFGVEFDTYFNEKDLHDRGELEAALTRLREQGHVFESEGATWLRTTDFGDDKDRVLRKSNGEWTYFAADCAYYLDKRERGFDRVVIMLGADHHGYLGRMRAMAACFGDDPERTLEILIGQLVNLVRDGAPVRMSKRAGTVVTLEDLVDAIGVDASRYALARYSADSPIDIDVELWTRAKNDNPVYYVQYVAARTAGAARNAAEIGLSRGDAAAFRPELLGHDKENELLKALAEFPAVVATAAELREPHRVARYLEESVAQSYHRFYDNCRIAPQGDEEITDTHRARLWLNDATRVVIANGLHLLGVSAPERM, from the coding sequence GTGACTCCCGCAGAACTCGCCGAGGTCGTCCTCGCCGCAGCCCACGCCGTCTTCGACGAACGGGGTCTGGACCGCGCCGCGCTGCCCGCGCAGACCACCGTCGAGCGACCCCGCAACCCCGATCACGGTGACTACGCCTCCACGCTGGCGCTCCAGCTCAGCAAGAAGGTCGGGGTGCCTCCGCGGGAGCTGGCCGCCGCGCTGGCCGAGCAGCTCGGCCGGGCGCCGGGGGTCAAGTCGGTGGAGATCGCCGGCCCGGGTTTCCTGAACATCCGGCTCGACCCGGCCGCCGCCGGCCAGCTCGCCAAGGTCATCGTCGAGTCCGGTCCGGCGTACGGGCGCAGCGACACCCTGGCCGGGCAGCGGATCAACCTGGAGTTCGTCTCGGCGAACCCGACCGGTCCGGTGCACATCGGCGGCGTTCGCTGGGCCGCCGTCGGCGACGCGCTCAGCCGCCTGCTCCGTGCCACCGGGGCCGACGTGGGCACGGAATACTACTTCAACGACGCCGGCTCCCAGATCGACCGGTTCGCCCGGTCGCTGCTGGCCGCCGCCAAGGGCGAGCCCGCCCCGGAGGACGGCTACGGCGGGGCCTACCTCGCGGAGATCGCCACCGAGGTCGTCACGCGCCGGCCGGAGGTGCGGGAGCTGCCGGACGCCGCCGCCCAGGAGGTGTTCCGGGTCGAGGGCGTCCAGCTCATGTTCGCCGAGATCAAGTCATCGCTGCGCGACTTCGGCGTCGAGTTCGACACCTACTTCAACGAGAAGGACCTGCACGACCGGGGCGAGCTGGAGGCGGCGCTGACCCGGCTGCGCGAGCAGGGGCACGTCTTCGAGTCCGAGGGCGCGACCTGGCTGCGCACCACCGACTTCGGCGACGACAAGGACCGGGTGCTGCGCAAGTCCAACGGCGAGTGGACCTACTTCGCCGCCGACTGCGCCTACTACCTGGACAAGCGGGAACGCGGCTTCGACCGGGTCGTGATCATGCTGGGCGCCGACCACCACGGCTACCTCGGCCGGATGCGGGCGATGGCCGCGTGCTTCGGCGACGACCCGGAGCGCACCCTGGAGATCCTCATCGGCCAGCTGGTCAACCTGGTCCGCGACGGCGCCCCGGTGCGGATGAGCAAGCGGGCCGGCACCGTGGTCACGCTCGAGGACCTGGTCGACGCCATCGGCGTGGACGCCTCGCGCTACGCGCTGGCCCGCTACTCGGCCGACTCGCCGATCGACATCGACGTGGAGCTGTGGACGCGGGCCAAGAACGACAACCCGGTCTACTACGTGCAATATGTGGCCGCCCGAACGGCCGGGGCGGCCCGCAACGCCGCCGAGATCGGCCTGAGCCGGGGCGACGCCGCCGCGTTCCGCCCCGAGCTGCTCGGTCACGACAAGGAGAACGAGCTGCTCAAGGCGCTCGCCGAGTTCCCCGCCGTGGTGGCCACCGCCGCCGAGCTGCGCGAGCCGCACCGGGTCGCCCGCTATCTGGAGGAGAGCGTCGCGCAGTCCTACCACCGGTTCTACGACAACTGTCGGATCGCCCCGCAGGGCGACGAGGAGATCACCGACACCCACCGGGCCCGGCTCTGGCTCAACGACGCCACCCGGGTGGTCATCGCCAACGGCCTGCACCTGCTCGGCGTCTCCGCGCCCGAGAGGATGTGA
- the lysA gene encoding diaminopimelate decarboxylase, whose protein sequence is MRAHEAGALHGDIGNRGPGWLRTPADVNALVPALWPRHVARGPAGALTVAGLDVRDLAAEFGTAAYVLDEDDLRERCREFRAAFPDADVYYAGKAFLCRAVVRMIAEEGMFLDVCTGGELATALSAGMDPARIGFHGNNKSVAELTRAVDAEVGRIIVDSSTEIDRLTALARERGVRPRVLLRVTVGVEAHTHEFIATAHEDQKFGFSLAGGDAAAAAFRILDEDVLELRGLHSHIGSQIFDASGFEVSARRVLALQAQIRDARGVELPELDLGGGFGIAYTTQDDPASPHDLAKRLRKIVDGECAAENLAVPHLSVEPGRAVVGPAVFTLYEVGTVKCVALGEAAGGRAYVSVDGGMSDNIRTALYDASYSATVANRASDAAPMLARVVGKHCESGDIVVKDEFLPADVQPGDLVAVPGTGAYCRSMASNYNHVPRPPVIAVRDGQARVIVRRETEDDLLALDVE, encoded by the coding sequence ATGCGCGCGCACGAGGCCGGTGCCCTGCACGGGGACATCGGCAACCGAGGGCCGGGCTGGCTGCGTACCCCGGCCGACGTCAACGCCCTGGTGCCGGCGCTCTGGCCGCGCCACGTGGCGCGCGGCCCGGCCGGCGCGCTCACCGTCGCCGGCCTGGACGTCCGCGACCTGGCCGCCGAGTTCGGCACCGCGGCGTACGTGCTGGACGAGGACGACCTGCGCGAACGCTGCCGGGAGTTCCGGGCCGCCTTCCCGGACGCGGACGTCTACTACGCCGGCAAGGCGTTCCTCTGCCGCGCCGTGGTGCGGATGATCGCCGAGGAGGGCATGTTCCTGGACGTCTGCACCGGTGGTGAGCTGGCCACCGCGCTCTCCGCCGGGATGGATCCGGCGCGGATCGGCTTCCACGGCAACAACAAGTCGGTGGCGGAGCTGACGCGGGCGGTGGACGCCGAGGTCGGGCGGATCATCGTCGACTCGTCCACCGAGATCGACCGGCTGACCGCGCTGGCCCGGGAGCGCGGCGTGCGCCCCCGGGTGCTGCTGCGGGTCACCGTCGGCGTGGAGGCGCACACCCACGAGTTCATCGCCACCGCGCACGAGGACCAGAAGTTCGGCTTCTCGCTTGCCGGTGGCGACGCCGCGGCGGCGGCCTTCCGGATCCTCGACGAGGACGTGCTGGAGCTGCGCGGGCTGCACTCGCACATCGGCTCGCAGATCTTCGACGCCAGCGGCTTCGAGGTCTCCGCCCGCCGGGTGCTCGCCCTCCAGGCGCAGATCCGCGACGCCCGCGGCGTGGAGCTGCCCGAGCTGGACCTGGGCGGCGGCTTCGGCATCGCGTACACCACGCAGGACGACCCGGCCTCGCCGCACGACCTGGCCAAGCGGCTCCGCAAGATCGTCGACGGGGAGTGCGCGGCGGAGAACCTGGCCGTGCCGCACCTCTCGGTCGAGCCGGGGCGGGCCGTCGTCGGCCCGGCCGTGTTCACGCTCTACGAGGTCGGGACCGTCAAGTGCGTGGCGCTCGGCGAAGCGGCCGGCGGTCGCGCCTACGTCAGCGTCGACGGCGGGATGAGCGACAACATCCGCACCGCGCTCTACGATGCCTCCTACTCGGCGACGGTGGCCAACCGCGCGTCGGACGCGGCGCCCATGCTCGCCCGGGTGGTGGGAAAGCATTGTGAGTCCGGGGACATCGTGGTGAAGGATGAATTCCTGCCCGCCGACGTGCAGCCCGGAGATCTTGTCGCGGTGCCCGGCACCGGGGCCTACTGCCGGAGCATGGCCAGCAACTACAACCATGTGCCGCGTCCCCCGGTCATCGCCGTCCGGGACGGACAAGCCCGGGTGATCGTTCGCCGGGAGACGGAAGACGACCTGCTCGCATTGGATGTCGAATGA
- a CDS encoding homoserine dehydrogenase: protein MTSPVRLALLGCGTVGSDVVRLLHEQSADLAARIGAPLEIAGIAVRRLGRDRGDLPVEESLFTTDPLGLIKRDDVDVVVEVVGGIEPARGWLVEALRAGKSVVTANKALLAEDGATLHDAAAEGGADLYYEASVAGAIPLLRPLRESLHGDRITRVTGIVNGTTNFILSAMDATGAGFAEALEEATELGYAEADPTADVEGFDAAAKAAILASLAFHTRVTAADVHREGITEVTAADVASAKAMGCTIKLLCIAARGGDAAGRETVNVRVHPAMIPLTHPLARVGDAFNAVFVEADAAGQLMFYGRGAGGAPTASAVLGDVVAVARNRLAGVRQASESAYADLSVRPMGEALTRYHISLDVADRPGVLAAVAGVFARHEVSIATVRQGPAGGDAELVIVTHVAPDAALAATVRELRGLDTVRSVTSVLRVEGGA, encoded by the coding sequence ATGACCTCACCTGTTCGCCTGGCACTTCTCGGCTGCGGCACGGTCGGCAGCGACGTGGTTCGCCTGCTGCACGAGCAGTCGGCCGACCTCGCCGCCCGGATCGGCGCCCCGCTGGAGATCGCCGGCATCGCCGTACGCCGGCTCGGCCGGGACCGCGGCGACCTGCCGGTCGAGGAGAGCCTGTTCACCACCGACCCGCTGGGGCTGATCAAGCGGGACGACGTGGACGTGGTGGTGGAGGTGGTCGGCGGCATCGAGCCGGCCCGCGGCTGGCTGGTCGAGGCGCTGCGCGCGGGCAAGAGCGTGGTCACCGCCAACAAGGCGCTGCTCGCCGAGGACGGCGCCACGTTGCACGACGCCGCCGCCGAGGGCGGCGCCGACCTCTACTACGAGGCGAGCGTCGCCGGGGCCATCCCGCTGCTGCGCCCGCTGCGCGAGTCGCTGCACGGCGACCGGATCACCCGGGTCACCGGCATCGTGAACGGCACCACCAACTTCATCCTCTCCGCCATGGACGCCACCGGCGCCGGCTTCGCCGAGGCGCTCGAGGAGGCCACCGAGCTGGGGTACGCGGAAGCCGACCCGACGGCCGACGTGGAGGGCTTCGACGCCGCCGCGAAGGCCGCCATCCTCGCCTCGTTGGCGTTCCACACCCGGGTCACCGCCGCCGACGTGCACCGCGAGGGCATCACCGAGGTGACCGCGGCGGACGTCGCGAGCGCCAAGGCGATGGGTTGCACGATCAAGCTGCTGTGCATCGCCGCCCGGGGCGGCGACGCGGCCGGCCGGGAGACCGTGAACGTGCGGGTGCACCCCGCGATGATCCCGCTCACCCATCCGCTGGCCCGGGTGGGCGACGCGTTCAACGCGGTCTTCGTCGAGGCCGACGCCGCCGGGCAGCTCATGTTCTACGGCCGGGGGGCGGGCGGCGCGCCCACCGCCAGCGCGGTCCTCGGTGACGTGGTGGCGGTCGCCCGCAACCGCCTCGCCGGGGTGCGCCAGGCAAGCGAGTCGGCGTACGCCGACCTGTCGGTGCGGCCGATGGGGGAGGCGCTCACCCGCTATCACATCAGCCTCGACGTGGCCGACCGGCCGGGCGTGCTGGCGGCGGTGGCGGGGGTGTTCGCCCGGCACGAGGTCTCCATCGCCACCGTGCGGCAGGGCCCGGCCGGCGGCGACGCCGAGCTGGTCATCGTCACCCACGTCGCGCCGGACGCCGCGCTCGCCGCCACCGTGCGGGAGCTGCGCGGGCTGGACACCGTCCGCTCGGTCACGAGCGTGCTGCGGGTCGAGGGCGGCGCGTAA
- the thrC gene encoding threonine synthase: MWRGLIEAYRDRLPVTDATPVVTLHEGNTPLLPAPVLSARVGADVWLKVEGANPTGSFKDRGMTVAVSKAVEGGDKAIICASTGNTSASAAAYAARAGITCAVLVPQGKIALGKLAQALVHGAKLLQVQGNFDDCLAMAGKLAQDYPVALVNSVNIYRLHGQKTAAFEIVEALGDAPDIHCLPVGNAGNISAYWMGYSEDLRDGNATKTPRMYGFQAAGAAPIVTGQMVPEPSTIATAIRIGNPASWTKALDARDASDGLISAVTDREILAAYRLLAREVGVFVELGSAASVAGLLQQAADGRVPAGSRVVCTVTGHGLKDPEWAISTAPAPLTIANDALAAARSLDLA, encoded by the coding sequence ATGTGGCGAGGGCTGATCGAGGCGTACCGGGACCGGCTGCCGGTCACCGACGCCACTCCCGTCGTCACCCTGCACGAGGGGAACACGCCGCTGCTGCCGGCGCCGGTGCTCTCCGCCCGGGTCGGCGCGGACGTGTGGCTCAAGGTCGAGGGGGCGAACCCGACCGGCTCGTTCAAGGACCGCGGCATGACCGTCGCCGTCTCCAAGGCCGTCGAGGGCGGCGACAAGGCGATCATCTGTGCCTCCACCGGCAACACCAGCGCCTCGGCCGCCGCGTACGCCGCCCGCGCCGGGATCACCTGCGCGGTGCTGGTGCCGCAGGGCAAGATCGCGTTGGGCAAGCTGGCCCAGGCGCTCGTGCACGGCGCGAAGCTGCTCCAGGTGCAGGGCAACTTCGACGACTGCCTGGCGATGGCCGGCAAGCTCGCCCAGGACTACCCGGTCGCGCTCGTCAACTCCGTGAACATCTACCGGCTGCACGGGCAGAAGACGGCCGCCTTCGAGATCGTCGAGGCGCTCGGCGACGCGCCCGACATCCACTGCCTGCCGGTCGGCAACGCCGGCAACATCTCCGCGTACTGGATGGGCTACTCGGAGGACCTGCGCGACGGCAACGCCACGAAGACCCCCCGGATGTACGGCTTCCAAGCGGCCGGCGCGGCTCCGATCGTCACCGGTCAGATGGTGCCCGAGCCGTCGACCATCGCCACCGCCATCCGGATCGGCAACCCGGCGAGCTGGACCAAGGCTCTCGACGCGCGGGACGCCTCGGACGGGCTGATCTCGGCGGTCACCGACCGGGAGATCCTCGCCGCCTACCGGCTGCTGGCTCGCGAGGTGGGGGTCTTCGTCGAGCTGGGCAGCGCGGCAAGCGTGGCCGGCCTGCTCCAGCAGGCCGCCGACGGCCGGGTGCCGGCCGGCTCCCGGGTGGTGTGCACGGTCACCGGGCACGGCCTGAAGGACCCGGAGTGGGCCATCTCGACGGCTCCGGCGCCGCTGACCATCGCCAACGACGCCCTCGCCGCCGCCCGTTCGCTCGACCTGGCCTGA
- a CDS encoding efflux RND transporter permease subunit, with product MSLLARFSLANRGLIALIALVTAAFGAFAVPSLKQQLLPSLEFPAAFIVAPYPGAAPEIVESQVAEPIENSLQGIPGLEKVTSTSREGAATVQVQYEFGTDLGDVVNKMETALNRAQLPEGVDPQVIAGSTDDLPAVVVAATGDGDERALAEKLRATVVPELEGLDGVRSVDVTGTRDQVVTVTPDPAKLAAAQVAPTAIAAALKTNGVAVPAGALADGDRSLPVQVGTPIRTLDDLRGIVLTTAPATPVRLGDVARVEQQLAPATSFTRTNGKPSLGIAVTASPDGNAVGISHDIRDRLDELKAASGAELTVVFDQAPFVERSIESLTTEGLLGLLMAVVVILVFLLSIRSTVVTAVSIPLSVLVALIVLWAGDYSLNLLTLGALTIAVGRVVDDSIVVLENIKRHLEYGEPKREAILTAVREVAGAVTASTLTTVAVFAPIALVGGFVGQLFAPFAITVTVALLASLLVSLTVIPVLAYWFLRPGRGAGDEAAHRAAEEKELRSPLQRAYLPVIGFATRSRKSRWATVALGLLVLLGTFGLAQKLETNFLDDSGQDTLAIRQEMPAGTGLAGTDRAAARVEEVLRRTPGVETYQVSAGGGDNPFAGGGSDQASWSLALSDDTDAAAVREVLRKEFDGLGPDVGELTFGGGQNASANQVEVVVQAADQETLARAAEQVRAAMAGTAGVEDVTTGLATRVPRVEVTVDRVAAARAGLTEAAVGQLVAQTYRGAPLGQVTLDGTAQNVVLSSGARPPVSVDELRALRVGAVPLDAIADVNQVDGPQQVTRIDGERSVSVTGTATGSNLGATTQELQKKLDALDVPGATYVIGGVSADQADAFADLGLAVLAAIAIVFLIMVATFRSLTQALILLISVPFAATGAIALLLATGTPLGVPALIGVLMLVGIVVTNAIVLLDLINQYRARGMSVTEAVVEGGRRRLRPILMTAVATVFALLPMAFGLTGEGGFISKPLAVVVIGGLLSSTLLTLVLVPTLYTMVEHTKGSLRDRRRGGVAPVEPAEPEAPVEAPAPEPVTVGGGDGPAAPPARPSGALIDGTDQFEVLRLPKSRRSPLPPTE from the coding sequence ATGTCGCTGCTCGCCAGATTCAGTCTTGCCAACCGGGGCCTGATCGCCCTGATCGCGTTGGTGACCGCGGCGTTCGGGGCGTTCGCCGTGCCGTCGCTGAAACAGCAGCTGCTGCCGTCGCTTGAGTTCCCCGCCGCGTTCATCGTGGCGCCGTACCCGGGTGCGGCGCCGGAGATCGTCGAGTCCCAGGTCGCCGAGCCGATCGAGAACAGCCTCCAGGGCATTCCGGGGCTGGAGAAGGTGACGTCCACCTCCCGTGAGGGCGCGGCCACCGTCCAGGTGCAGTACGAGTTCGGCACCGACCTGGGCGACGTGGTCAACAAGATGGAGACCGCGCTCAACCGGGCCCAGCTCCCGGAGGGCGTCGACCCGCAGGTGATCGCCGGCAGCACGGACGACCTGCCCGCCGTGGTGGTCGCCGCGACCGGCGACGGCGACGAGCGGGCGCTGGCGGAGAAGCTGCGCGCCACCGTCGTACCGGAGCTGGAGGGGTTGGACGGGGTCCGCTCGGTGGACGTCACCGGCACCCGGGACCAGGTGGTCACGGTCACGCCTGACCCGGCGAAGCTGGCCGCCGCCCAGGTGGCGCCGACCGCGATCGCGGCGGCGTTGAAGACCAACGGGGTGGCGGTGCCGGCCGGCGCGCTCGCCGACGGCGACCGCTCGCTGCCGGTGCAGGTCGGCACGCCGATCCGCACCCTGGACGACCTGCGCGGCATCGTGCTCACCACCGCGCCGGCGACCCCGGTACGCCTCGGCGACGTGGCCCGGGTGGAGCAGCAGCTCGCCCCGGCGACGTCGTTCACCCGCACCAACGGCAAGCCGAGCCTCGGTATCGCGGTCACCGCGAGCCCGGACGGCAACGCGGTCGGCATCTCGCACGACATCCGCGACCGCCTGGACGAGCTGAAGGCCGCCTCCGGCGCGGAGCTGACCGTGGTCTTCGACCAGGCCCCGTTCGTCGAGCGGTCCATCGAGAGTCTCACCACCGAGGGCCTGCTCGGGCTGCTGATGGCCGTGGTGGTGATCCTGGTCTTCCTGCTCTCGATCCGGTCCACCGTGGTCACCGCCGTCTCGATCCCGCTGTCGGTGCTGGTCGCGCTGATCGTGCTCTGGGCCGGCGACTACTCGCTGAACCTGCTCACGTTGGGCGCGTTGACCATCGCGGTCGGCCGGGTGGTCGACGACTCCATCGTGGTGCTGGAGAACATCAAGCGGCACCTGGAGTACGGCGAGCCGAAACGGGAGGCGATCCTCACCGCAGTCCGTGAGGTGGCCGGTGCGGTGACCGCGTCCACGCTCACCACGGTCGCCGTGTTCGCGCCGATCGCTCTGGTGGGCGGGTTCGTCGGGCAGCTCTTCGCGCCGTTCGCGATCACCGTGACGGTGGCCCTGCTCGCCTCGCTGCTGGTGTCGCTGACGGTGATCCCGGTGCTCGCCTACTGGTTCCTGCGGCCGGGTCGCGGCGCGGGCGACGAGGCCGCCCACCGGGCCGCCGAGGAGAAGGAGCTGCGCAGCCCGCTCCAGCGGGCGTACCTGCCGGTGATCGGCTTCGCCACCCGCTCCCGGAAAAGCCGGTGGGCCACCGTGGCGCTCGGCCTGCTGGTGCTGCTGGGCACGTTCGGCCTGGCCCAGAAGCTGGAGACCAACTTCCTGGACGACTCCGGCCAGGACACGCTCGCGATCCGGCAGGAGATGCCGGCCGGCACCGGGCTCGCCGGCACCGACCGGGCCGCCGCCCGCGTCGAGGAGGTGCTGCGGCGTACGCCCGGGGTGGAGACCTACCAGGTCAGCGCCGGTGGTGGGGACAACCCGTTCGCCGGCGGCGGCAGCGACCAGGCGTCCTGGTCGCTGGCGCTCTCCGACGACACCGACGCCGCGGCCGTGCGTGAGGTGCTGCGCAAGGAGTTCGACGGGCTCGGCCCGGACGTCGGCGAGCTGACCTTCGGCGGCGGGCAGAACGCCTCCGCCAACCAGGTCGAGGTGGTGGTGCAGGCCGCCGACCAGGAGACGCTGGCCCGGGCGGCGGAGCAGGTGCGGGCCGCGATGGCCGGCACCGCCGGCGTCGAGGACGTCACCACCGGCCTGGCCACCCGGGTGCCCCGGGTCGAGGTGACGGTGGACCGGGTGGCCGCGGCCCGCGCGGGTCTGACCGAGGCGGCCGTGGGGCAGCTCGTCGCGCAGACCTACCGGGGGGCGCCGCTCGGCCAGGTGACGCTCGACGGCACGGCGCAGAACGTGGTGTTGAGCAGCGGGGCCCGGCCGCCGGTGAGCGTGGACGAGCTGCGGGCGCTGCGGGTGGGCGCGGTGCCGCTGGACGCGATCGCGGACGTCAACCAGGTCGACGGACCGCAGCAGGTGACCCGGATCGACGGTGAGCGCAGCGTCTCGGTGACCGGCACGGCCACCGGCTCGAACCTCGGGGCCACCACGCAGGAGTTGCAGAAGAAGCTGGACGCGCTGGACGTGCCGGGCGCCACGTACGTGATCGGTGGGGTGAGCGCCGACCAGGCGGACGCGTTCGCCGACCTCGGCCTGGCCGTGCTGGCCGCCATCGCGATCGTCTTCCTGATCATGGTGGCCACGTTCCGCAGCCTGACGCAGGCGCTGATCCTGCTGATCTCGGTGCCGTTCGCGGCGACCGGGGCGATCGCGCTGCTGCTGGCCACCGGGACGCCGCTGGGCGTGCCGGCGCTGATCGGTGTGCTCATGCTCGTCGGCATCGTGGTGACGAACGCGATCGTGCTGCTCGACCTGATCAACCAGTACCGGGCGCGAGGCATGAGCGTGACCGAGGCCGTGGTCGAGGGCGGTCGACGTCGGCTGCGGCCGATCCTGATGACCGCGGTGGCGACCGTGTTCGCGCTGCTGCCGATGGCGTTCGGGCTGACCGGCGAGGGCGGCTTCATCTCCAAGCCGCTGGCCGTCGTGGTGATCGGCGGCCTGCTCAGCTCGACGCTGTTGACGCTGGTGCTGGTGCCGACGCTCTACACGATGGTGGAGCACACGAAGGGGTCGCTGCGGGACCGCCGTCGCGGCGGCGTGGCCCCGGTCGAGCCGGCCGAGCCCGAGGCCCCGGTCGAGGCCCCGGCGCCGGAACCGGTGACCGTCGGTGGCGGAGACGGCCCGGCCGCGCCGCCGGCCCGCCCGTCCGGGGCGTTGATCGACGGTACGGACCAGTTCGAGGTGCTCCGCCTCCCCAAGAGCCGCCGGTCCCCCCTCCCCCCGACCGAGTGA